One part of the Ktedonobacterales bacterium genome encodes these proteins:
- a CDS encoding amylo-alpha-1,6-glucosidase: protein MDTTLTPPFAYDISPAQPFHASQVRQARGLPTYILADTALEMGASLGNSRCWLTTKGTGDIETLFSTFLGTQVTGAICVRYSGVGQRLVRVGQAGAAADGAAEAFIQLRPQEAGEFELHPAYQRHRFALPGWLSIEETVFVPAVTSPAEAPHLSDLDRPIVYTLIKIQNRDTQPRTLRVYGYAHFHGKTPLDLQATYAPDLGRGALIARNQSRPDWVRIFGVVGSQVQVKGWQTSFDSTQMYETTHVLPLKNDTSATGRILGALQVDVELQPQQTVEFGFVTVFSHEGEADARHIFQAATDYGAAFNQTVAWYTRALEPSQVITPDPLINQGITWAKVNMLRVMADFPTGPAFTNDPSLSSAVVARDAAWFAWGCDYLMPEFSRRLLDAFAKRQRPSGLILEYYNAVTDHQEDDGLNINDDTPLFIMAARHHCLITGDMDYTRHIYPAVRRAAYYIMSQRDTFLDEIPPERKYGLVTCTARGVEDHGIASWRNIIPNYTLNGAVAEINAECVAALRWAAELAEMLGEPEQQEDARKFHEAAEALAQAMNTHLLNPESHLYYLTIDLDGNIVTDVTADELFPVMFGVADAQVAFRIISRLNSPDFWTPAGIRTVSRISPDYDPYRQWGLMGGVWPGVTWWYAFAAAKYHPEFMVRALRASFEYYARDPKKNLTVPGQFSEWIDGESLVNRGMRLSPWEPPRFLLAAVSGVCGLSLRKNTLHSHPLLPADWKWVGLRRFPYHGQEIAFFATRQRDGAHLYGTTALETERELEQHRYAEDITPEIFLLNPLAQHIAFKNPGEILVCVGSAGQQTALVPLRLGNTLEPQKRYQIDIYNSEWHAWVPGEVSQGKDLAELAVSMEEGGYRLIRFREQA, encoded by the coding sequence ATGGATACCACCCTTACCCCTCCGTTCGCCTATGACATCAGCCCGGCCCAGCCGTTCCACGCCAGCCAGGTGCGCCAGGCTCGCGGCTTGCCCACCTATATCCTCGCGGATACCGCGCTGGAGATGGGGGCCAGCCTCGGCAACAGCCGCTGCTGGCTCACCACCAAAGGCACCGGCGACATCGAAACCCTCTTCAGCACCTTTCTTGGCACACAGGTGACGGGCGCCATCTGTGTGCGCTACTCAGGCGTCGGCCAGCGGCTTGTCCGGGTAGGCCAGGCGGGGGCTGCGGCTGATGGGGCCGCCGAAGCCTTTATCCAGCTCCGCCCCCAGGAAGCGGGAGAGTTCGAGCTGCATCCCGCCTATCAACGCCATCGTTTCGCGCTGCCAGGCTGGCTCTCGATAGAGGAAACCGTCTTCGTGCCTGCTGTCACCTCGCCAGCGGAAGCGCCCCATCTCTCCGACCTGGACAGGCCCATTGTCTACACGCTGATCAAAATCCAGAACCGCGACACCCAGCCGCGCACCTTGCGCGTTTATGGCTACGCGCACTTTCACGGGAAGACGCCCCTCGACCTCCAGGCCACCTACGCGCCTGACCTTGGGCGGGGCGCGCTCATCGCTCGGAACCAGAGCCGCCCCGATTGGGTGCGCATCTTCGGGGTCGTCGGCTCGCAGGTCCAGGTGAAGGGCTGGCAGACCAGCTTCGATTCCACGCAGATGTACGAAACTACCCATGTGCTGCCGCTGAAGAACGACACCTCCGCTACGGGCAGAATCCTGGGCGCTTTGCAGGTGGATGTGGAGCTTCAGCCACAGCAAACAGTGGAGTTTGGCTTTGTCACCGTCTTCTCGCACGAAGGAGAGGCCGACGCTCGCCATATCTTCCAGGCTGCCACCGATTATGGGGCGGCCTTCAACCAGACCGTCGCCTGGTACACCCGCGCGCTCGAACCCAGCCAGGTGATAACCCCTGATCCATTGATCAACCAGGGAATTACCTGGGCCAAGGTCAATATGCTGCGCGTCATGGCAGACTTCCCCACCGGCCCCGCCTTCACCAACGACCCCAGCCTGTCATCGGCGGTGGTCGCGCGCGACGCGGCCTGGTTTGCCTGGGGCTGCGACTACCTGATGCCGGAGTTTTCGCGCCGCCTGCTGGATGCCTTTGCCAAACGCCAGCGGCCCAGCGGGCTGATCCTCGAATACTATAACGCCGTGACCGATCACCAGGAGGACGATGGCCTCAATATCAACGACGACACCCCGCTCTTCATCATGGCTGCGCGTCATCATTGCCTGATAACAGGCGATATGGACTACACGCGCCATATCTATCCGGCAGTGCGCCGCGCCGCCTATTACATCATGAGCCAGCGCGATACCTTCCTCGATGAGATTCCGCCAGAGCGCAAATATGGGCTGGTAACGTGTACGGCGCGCGGGGTAGAAGATCATGGCATTGCAAGCTGGCGTAACATCATTCCCAACTACACCCTCAACGGCGCTGTCGCCGAAATCAATGCCGAATGCGTCGCTGCGCTCCGCTGGGCCGCTGAACTGGCCGAAATGCTGGGCGAGCCAGAGCAGCAGGAAGACGCCCGGAAGTTCCACGAGGCCGCCGAAGCACTGGCTCAGGCCATGAACACCCATCTGCTCAACCCCGAAAGTCACCTGTATTACCTCACGATTGACCTGGATGGCAACATCGTCACCGACGTAACGGCAGACGAGCTTTTCCCCGTCATGTTCGGGGTCGCCGATGCGCAAGTCGCCTTCCGCATCATCAGCCGCCTCAACAGCCCCGACTTCTGGACCCCCGCCGGCATTCGCACTGTCAGTCGCATCAGCCCCGACTACGATCCCTATCGCCAGTGGGGCTTGATGGGCGGCGTCTGGCCCGGCGTGACCTGGTGGTATGCCTTTGCCGCCGCAAAGTATCACCCGGAGTTCATGGTTCGCGCCCTGCGCGCCAGCTTCGAATATTACGCCCGCGACCCCAAGAAAAATCTGACTGTCCCCGGACAATTCAGCGAGTGGATTGATGGGGAATCGCTGGTCAACCGGGGCATGCGCCTTTCGCCCTGGGAGCCGCCGCGCTTCCTGCTGGCGGCGGTCAGCGGCGTGTGCGGCCTGAGCTTGCGCAAAAATACGCTCCATAGCCATCCATTGCTGCCAGCCGACTGGAAATGGGTCGGGCTGCGGCGGTTCCCCTATCATGGGCAAGAGATCGCCTTCTTTGCGACCCGCCAGCGCGACGGCGCTCACCTCTACGGCACAACCGCTCTTGAGACAGAGCGAGAACTGGAACAGCACCGCTATGCCGAAGACATTACCCCTGAGATTTTCCTGCTGAACCCGCTGGCGCAGCACATCGCCTTCAAGAACCCTGGCGAAATCCTCGTCTGTGTTGGATCGGCGGGCCAGCAAACCGCCCTTGTGCCGCTGAGGCTGGGGAACACGCTGGAACCTCAAAAACGCTACCAGATAGACATCTATAACAGCGAGTGGCATGCCTGGGTTCCGGGCGAAGTCAGCCAGGGCAAAGACCTGGCCGAACTGGCCGTCTCTATGGAAGAGGGTGGGTATCGGCTGATCCGCTTCCGCGAGCAGGCATAA
- a CDS encoding TraR/DksA C4-type zinc finger protein, whose protein sequence is MEARNRYSWREGAGGPESGDQQNEAGAQTPERVLPLRRRSGTGRRRAMEPSADRQRSGVDMVVGRARPAPAPANETFTRPAPATSGDRGVVVPPGLAEQLRERQAELQARLERLGAEALEVDEDARPRYSNHPADEVMDMLDRAGRDAVARVLMDDMAQVDRALERLASGSYGLCDDCGQPIPPKRLEARPTATLCVSCQGKREAQMARPRPIAH, encoded by the coding sequence ATGGAGGCTCGCAACAGGTACTCGTGGCGCGAGGGCGCTGGAGGGCCAGAATCTGGCGATCAGCAAAACGAAGCGGGCGCACAGACGCCAGAGCGCGTGCTGCCTCTGCGGCGGCGCTCAGGAACGGGCCGCCGTCGGGCGATGGAACCATCGGCTGATCGTCAGCGCAGCGGGGTAGATATGGTGGTCGGGCGGGCGCGCCCGGCGCCAGCGCCCGCTAACGAGACGTTTACGCGCCCGGCTCCGGCGACTTCTGGTGATCGCGGCGTGGTCGTTCCGCCAGGTCTGGCGGAGCAACTGCGCGAGCGCCAGGCCGAGTTGCAGGCCCGGCTGGAGCGGCTGGGCGCTGAGGCGCTGGAAGTGGATGAGGATGCCCGTCCACGCTACAGCAACCACCCTGCGGATGAGGTGATGGATATGCTGGATCGCGCTGGCCGCGATGCTGTGGCGAGAGTGCTGATGGATGATATGGCGCAGGTTGATCGCGCGCTCGAACGGCTTGCCAGTGGTTCGTATGGCTTGTGCGATGATTGCGGCCAACCTATTCCCCCCAAGCGCCTGGAGGCACGCCCCACCGCTACTCTGTGTGTCTCCTGTCAGGGCAAGCGCGAAGCGCAGATGGCGCGGCCTCGCCCGATAGCCCACTAG
- a CDS encoding MEDS domain-containing protein: protein MTTPSNWAHILHERDAMASLPPHQRVAGTPEHFVQFYETDDFLMDAVSSFIGAGLEAGEACIVFATQAHRALLEERLRAGAADLDAARLRGEYIALDASEMLAQFMVDGWPAPERFVEVVGSRIVQAARNGRPVRVFGEMVSLLVTEGNQAAAVHLEVLWNILRQSMPPFSLFCAYAMRSLVGDMYRTLFAQLCEQHSKVMPTERYVALADPDERLRAIALLQQKADSLEAEIAERKRAEEHLRISENRYRRLFEASTDGILLVDPGNGAITATNLAMTALLGYTRDELLGQELWQIGLFADQAATLEVLRALREQEVLRYETLSLLTKGGERRYVELVSILYQANAHQVIQCNLRDITDRKRAEEALRVSEKELERQREAFVGMITHELRTPLTALQGNIQLAQRRLTHILGQAEQMPAEQQETLEAVLTMLSRSRQQLRVQHRLIDDLVDVASIQEGKLKVHLAPCDLSELVYETVQDYQAAHPSRLITLELPEQDAQRVEGDRDRIQQVLGNYLANALKFSPESEPVHVGLALEGESARVWVQDHGPGLTREQQERIWERFYQSPQTPVQSGSKVGLGLGLYICQHLMSRQAGQVGIESTPGGGATFWFQLPLVRS, encoded by the coding sequence ATGACCACCCCCTCAAACTGGGCGCACATCCTTCACGAGCGGGATGCTATGGCGAGCCTTCCCCCCCATCAACGTGTGGCGGGAACGCCTGAACACTTTGTCCAGTTTTATGAGACCGATGATTTCCTCATGGATGCGGTGAGCAGCTTTATCGGGGCGGGGCTGGAGGCGGGAGAGGCTTGCATTGTTTTTGCCACGCAGGCGCATCGGGCGCTGCTTGAGGAACGCTTGCGGGCAGGCGCGGCGGACCTGGATGCCGCCCGCCTGCGCGGGGAGTATATCGCTCTTGATGCAAGCGAGATGCTGGCGCAGTTTATGGTGGACGGATGGCCCGCGCCGGAGCGGTTTGTGGAGGTTGTGGGGAGCCGGATTGTCCAGGCGGCCCGCAACGGGCGTCCTGTGCGCGTCTTTGGAGAGATGGTATCGCTGCTGGTGACGGAGGGAAACCAGGCGGCTGCCGTTCACCTGGAAGTACTCTGGAACATACTGCGCCAGAGTATGCCGCCCTTTTCGCTCTTCTGCGCCTATGCAATGCGCAGCCTGGTCGGCGATATGTATCGGACGCTGTTCGCCCAGCTTTGCGAGCAGCACTCAAAAGTTATGCCGACTGAGCGTTATGTGGCCCTGGCTGACCCGGACGAGCGGCTGCGCGCTATTGCCCTGCTACAGCAGAAGGCTGATTCGCTCGAAGCCGAGATTGCCGAACGCAAGAGAGCGGAAGAGCATCTGCGGATTTCTGAAAACCGCTATCGTCGCCTCTTTGAGGCGTCCACCGACGGAATCTTACTGGTTGATCCGGGTAATGGAGCTATTACCGCTACGAATCTCGCTATGACCGCCCTGCTGGGCTATACGCGCGATGAACTGCTGGGTCAGGAACTCTGGCAGATCGGGCTGTTTGCGGACCAGGCTGCGACGCTGGAGGTCTTGCGCGCGCTGCGGGAGCAGGAGGTACTGCGCTACGAGACGCTGTCGCTCTTGACCAAAGGCGGAGAACGTCGCTACGTCGAGTTGGTGAGTATTCTGTATCAGGCCAACGCGCATCAGGTTATCCAATGTAATCTGCGCGACATCACCGACCGCAAGCGGGCGGAAGAAGCCTTACGAGTGAGTGAGAAAGAACTTGAGCGGCAGCGAGAAGCTTTTGTTGGGATGATTACCCATGAATTACGGACGCCGCTGACTGCCCTGCAAGGAAATATTCAGCTAGCCCAGCGTCGGCTCACCCATATACTGGGCCAGGCGGAGCAGATGCCTGCGGAGCAGCAAGAGACATTGGAAGCGGTGCTGACTATGCTCAGCCGCAGCCGACAGCAATTGCGGGTGCAGCATCGTTTGATTGATGATCTGGTGGATGTCGCCTCTATTCAAGAAGGCAAATTGAAGGTGCATCTGGCCCCCTGCGATCTGAGCGAGCTGGTGTATGAGACGGTGCAAGATTACCAGGCAGCGCATCCCTCGCGTTTGATAACGCTGGAGTTGCCCGAACAAGACGCCCAGCGGGTGGAGGGGGATCGTGATCGCATCCAGCAGGTACTTGGTAACTATCTGGCGAATGCGCTGAAGTTTTCCCCGGAGAGCGAGCCAGTGCATGTCGGGCTTGCCCTGGAGGGCGAATCTGCTCGGGTCTGGGTGCAAGATCATGGGCCAGGCTTAACTCGTGAGCAGCAAGAACGTATCTGGGAGCGGTTTTACCAATCGCCGCAAACCCCGGTGCAGAGCGGGTCAAAGGTGGGTTTAGGGCTGGGCCTCTATATTTGCCAGCACCTGATGAGCAGGCAAGCGGGGCAGGTGGGCATCGAGAGTACGCCCGGCGGGGGGGCCACGTTCTGGTTCCAGCTTCCCCTGGTCCGCTCTTGA
- a CDS encoding ATP-binding protein — MASPADDVPIQTEALGEEARASGKLLALTRISRLINIHLDPQELCETVVTLLRQTFAYDRTSIYTIEMAALFQRTGDQELPEVDLAQTAIPWFTSPRPYLAPEPDAHEPPDLAELAKWRLVRRTTSGDNAAPANISLRRGVIGRTARTGQATMLPEVRSDPDYIALLPGGMSEIAIPLAQGREVLGLLNIESARRRLDEQDFDLLSAVADMMVVALCNARLYQQAQRERDAAQRYADQLVTLHRIGHELLTTPRLSDMLERITSAALEISNGIYAALHLPTADQEELMVVAPRAIYPIEDVDMSAFPAQAGKGFVGQCFAQGEMLYAEQAQTDPRNANVPATQFLGIHALLALPLIAEQQVIGVLSIGHGAPASFSPELQHVLAMLADQAATAIRRASLHEKLRAALERATELDQLKDLFLLMASHELRTPLTAVMGFLELLGDYPGSISDDRAQHFLNRARMASEEIVLLLNNILDGTRGELDRSKLSFQQVNLDPLIENVLTLVSARARQVLTYQVQTGLSVWADEIKVQQILLNLLTNAVKYSPSETTITVTAASDTAGSVTVNVHDDGPGIALADQPRLFQKFVRLTDGINSTVRGTGLGLYICRLLVEGMGGQIGLTSAPGQGSTFWFSLPTRPPPRAAQETLDDTALHAQTPPATMPGSQRSIGE; from the coding sequence ATGGCATCACCAGCAGATGACGTGCCTATCCAAACCGAGGCGCTCGGCGAAGAGGCGCGCGCCAGCGGGAAGCTGCTGGCCCTCACCCGCATCAGCCGCCTCATCAACATCCACCTGGACCCCCAGGAACTCTGCGAAACCGTCGTCACGCTGCTGCGGCAAACCTTCGCCTATGATCGCACGTCCATTTACACCATCGAGATGGCTGCGCTCTTCCAGAGAACCGGGGATCAAGAACTGCCAGAGGTAGACCTCGCGCAGACGGCTATCCCCTGGTTCACCAGCCCGCGACCTTATCTTGCCCCTGAGCCAGACGCCCACGAGCCGCCAGACCTCGCTGAACTGGCAAAGTGGCGGCTGGTCCGGCGCACCACCAGCGGCGACAACGCTGCCCCGGCCAACATCTCGCTCAGGCGCGGCGTGATCGGGCGAACCGCCCGTACCGGGCAAGCGACCATGCTGCCCGAGGTACGCAGCGACCCCGACTATATCGCCCTGCTGCCCGGCGGCATGTCAGAGATCGCTATCCCTCTGGCGCAGGGACGCGAGGTGCTGGGCCTCCTCAATATCGAATCGGCCAGGCGGCGGCTGGATGAGCAAGACTTCGATCTGCTGAGCGCCGTCGCCGATATGATGGTCGTGGCTTTATGCAACGCCCGGCTCTATCAGCAGGCGCAGCGCGAGCGCGACGCCGCCCAGCGTTATGCTGATCAGCTTGTCACCCTCCATCGCATCGGCCACGAATTGCTCACCACTCCCCGCCTCAGCGACATGCTGGAACGCATCACCAGCGCCGCCCTGGAGATCAGCAACGGCATTTATGCCGCGCTTCATCTGCCCACCGCTGATCAGGAAGAACTCATGGTCGTCGCCCCGCGTGCCATTTATCCCATCGAAGACGTAGACATGAGCGCATTCCCTGCCCAGGCTGGCAAAGGCTTTGTGGGACAGTGCTTTGCTCAGGGCGAAATGCTCTACGCCGAGCAAGCCCAGACAGACCCCCGCAACGCCAACGTACCCGCCACCCAATTCCTGGGCATTCACGCCCTGCTGGCGCTGCCGCTGATCGCCGAGCAACAGGTCATCGGCGTGCTGAGCATCGGACACGGCGCGCCTGCTTCCTTCTCACCTGAACTCCAGCATGTGCTGGCGATGCTGGCCGATCAGGCTGCCACCGCTATTCGCCGCGCCAGCCTGCACGAAAAATTGCGCGCGGCCCTGGAGCGCGCTACTGAACTGGACCAGTTGAAAGACCTCTTCCTGCTGATGGCCTCGCACGAACTGCGCACCCCACTCACCGCCGTGATGGGCTTCTTAGAACTACTAGGCGACTACCCTGGCAGCATCAGCGATGACCGCGCTCAGCACTTCTTAAACCGCGCGCGCATGGCAAGCGAAGAGATCGTGCTGCTCCTCAACAACATCCTCGACGGCACGCGCGGCGAACTAGACCGCTCCAAGCTGAGTTTCCAGCAGGTGAACCTTGATCCCCTCATCGAGAATGTCCTCACCCTGGTCAGCGCGCGCGCCCGCCAGGTGCTAACCTATCAGGTCCAGACGGGCCTGAGTGTCTGGGCCGATGAAATCAAGGTGCAGCAAATCTTGCTCAACTTGCTGACCAACGCCGTCAAGTATTCTCCCAGCGAAACCACCATCACCGTCACCGCCGCCAGCGACACCGCTGGCAGCGTCACCGTCAATGTGCATGATGACGGCCCTGGCATTGCCCTGGCAGATCAGCCCCGGCTTTTCCAGAAGTTCGTGCGCCTGACCGACGGCATCAACAGCACCGTTCGCGGCACCGGCTTGGGCCTCTACATCTGTCGCCTGCTGGTGGAAGGCATGGGCGGCCAGATCGGCCTTACCAGCGCCCCCGGCCAGGGCAGCACCTTCTGGTTCAGCTTGCCGACGCGCCCTCCGCCACGCGCCGCACAAGAAACACTGGATGACACGGCGCTTCACGCTCAAACTCCTCCAGCGACGATGCCGGGGTCACAGCGAAGCATCGGCGAGTGA
- a CDS encoding SpoVR family protein, with product MTQDKDLDELVKAEEQIIEIAKGFGLDPFPVFFELVTSYKMYEDAAYGLPARFNHWTRGKAFYRMKTQYDYGLSKIYEVIFNTNPAVAYLMEQNDLLQNKVVIAHVMGHSDFFKNNAYFQSTSRRMIEKVGIHADRIRKYEFDHGVQEVERFLDAVLSIEEHIDPNAFSRKQPDKKEEPAKPGAGPYDDLWDLEKRESLFEEEDEAYFHKPRKFPPESEKDVLRFLAEHAPDLEEWQRDIIMIVREEMLYFLPQMQTKVLNEGFASFWHARIMREMDLGNDEATQFAQMHAGVLAPSRTHLNPYHLGYKILEDIERRWDNPTEEERERLGRKPGQGRAKIFEVRELENDVSLLRNYLTKELIQDLDLYIYKKEGDEWVIVEKDWQKVRDSIVASMTNFGYPYLVIEDADYRRNSELYLKHRFEGQELDLIYGEKTLQYVYQLWGRPVHLETVYDERRILLSYDGDKNQRINLDKERG from the coding sequence ATGACCCAGGATAAAGACCTGGACGAACTGGTCAAAGCTGAAGAGCAGATTATCGAAATCGCCAAAGGCTTTGGGTTGGACCCGTTCCCCGTCTTTTTTGAACTCGTCACCTCCTACAAAATGTACGAAGACGCCGCCTATGGCTTGCCTGCTCGCTTCAACCACTGGACGCGCGGCAAAGCCTTCTATCGGATGAAGACCCAGTACGACTATGGCCTGAGCAAAATCTACGAGGTCATTTTCAATACCAACCCTGCCGTCGCCTACCTCATGGAGCAAAACGATCTCTTGCAGAACAAAGTCGTCATCGCTCACGTCATGGGTCACAGTGACTTCTTCAAGAACAACGCCTATTTCCAGAGCACCTCGCGGCGCATGATCGAAAAAGTCGGCATCCACGCCGACCGCATCCGCAAGTACGAATTCGATCATGGCGTCCAGGAAGTGGAACGCTTTCTCGACGCAGTGCTGTCCATTGAAGAACATATAGACCCCAACGCCTTCTCGCGCAAGCAGCCCGATAAAAAAGAAGAGCCAGCCAAACCAGGCGCTGGCCCCTATGACGACCTCTGGGACTTGGAAAAGCGCGAAAGCCTTTTCGAAGAAGAAGACGAAGCGTATTTCCACAAGCCGCGCAAGTTCCCGCCAGAGTCGGAAAAAGACGTCCTGCGCTTTCTGGCCGAACACGCCCCCGACCTGGAAGAATGGCAGCGCGACATCATCATGATCGTGCGCGAGGAGATGCTCTACTTCCTGCCCCAGATGCAGACCAAGGTATTAAACGAGGGATTTGCCAGTTTTTGGCACGCCCGGATTATGCGCGAGATGGACCTGGGAAATGACGAAGCGACCCAGTTCGCCCAGATGCACGCCGGAGTGCTGGCGCCCTCGCGCACCCACCTGAACCCCTACCACCTGGGCTATAAGATTCTAGAGGACATCGAGCGGCGCTGGGACAACCCGACAGAAGAAGAACGGGAACGGCTGGGGCGCAAGCCAGGCCAGGGGCGCGCCAAAATCTTTGAGGTGCGCGAACTGGAAAACGATGTCTCGCTGCTGCGCAACTACCTCACCAAAGAACTCATCCAAGACCTGGACCTCTACATCTATAAGAAAGAGGGCGACGAGTGGGTCATCGTCGAAAAAGATTGGCAGAAAGTGCGCGACTCTATCGTTGCCAGCATGACCAACTTCGGGTATCCTTATCTGGTGATCGAAGACGCTGATTATCGCCGCAACTCTGAACTCTATCTCAAACACCGCTTCGAGGGGCAGGAACTCGATCTGATCTATGGCGAAAAAACGCTGCAATACGTCTACCAGCTTTGGGGTCGGCCTGTCCACCTCGAAACCGTCTATGACGAGCGGCGAATCCTGCTCTCCTATGATGGCGACAAAAATCAGCGCATCAATCTCGACAAAGAGCGCGGCTAG
- a CDS encoding DUF444 family protein, giving the protein MPVTRPDWSLHRKGHIDQERHKQKIKEAVKKNLADIVSEENIILSDGKSIIKVPIRSLDEYRFRYDPGRQEQSGQGDGKSKVGDVIAQEPRQGRGRGRKGDAGEDPGYDYYEAEISLDELAALIFEDLGLPFLEEKKLAEMETQSVRFTDVRKKGPLANLDKKRTILENIKRNAAKGDPTFHDLKNEDLRYKVWEPTIKYQSNAVVMAMMDISGCHTSGHHIEMADGSYKDVSEVVVGDEVACLDLDTLEKTTSHVTNTFTKTAPQTLAIETEDANLRATPQHVYFVYDERNNLIIEKRADELAAGDKLILVNTWGSTANQPAATLMEDQAYMLGVLLGDGHIYISPNSSTILVTDESEERLRLYRAAFQRGFGVQGIISHRPGPQNRQRIYFNRAPLARKLAQQYPMLKRRSRYRYIDEAIYREPPEIRAAFLRGLFDAEASVAHHGLLFYSSSKQLVTQIKHLLSYWGIRARVRDYEQGESRMGEKSIRAGIYYTLSVNAKDVLLFAQYIGFGCPQKRAKLAKLVEKQSAGIDAMRSKYILAEENWRTRFAHVAGHTRLYTYYRPQTHTLSQQQLRTPAGSATATLVDQEYIRSVLKRGLIVSRVQSISPITEDVQVYDFEVATHHNYIIDGMLSHNSMGEFEKYIARSFYFWMVRFLRTKYNNVKIVFISHHTEAKEVTEEEFFHKGESGGTQVSSAYELALQIIQERYNPNDWNIYPFHFSDGDNLPWDNEKCVQLVHKLMQMCNLFGYGEIREGHYRSPSTLMSAYNKINDKKFIAVTISDKKEVYPALRKFFSLREGEAAVSSGKIR; this is encoded by the coding sequence ATGCCCGTCACCCGCCCTGACTGGTCGCTGCACCGCAAAGGCCACATTGACCAGGAACGCCACAAGCAGAAAATCAAAGAGGCCGTCAAAAAGAACCTCGCCGATATTGTCAGCGAAGAGAACATCATTCTCTCCGATGGCAAATCCATCATCAAAGTACCCATTCGCTCGCTCGATGAATATCGTTTCCGCTACGACCCCGGACGCCAGGAGCAATCCGGCCAGGGCGACGGCAAAAGCAAAGTGGGCGATGTCATCGCCCAGGAGCCGCGCCAGGGTCGGGGCCGAGGCCGCAAAGGCGACGCGGGCGAAGACCCTGGCTACGACTATTACGAAGCCGAAATCAGTCTGGACGAATTGGCCGCGCTGATCTTCGAAGACCTGGGGCTGCCCTTTTTGGAAGAGAAGAAGCTGGCCGAGATGGAAACCCAATCGGTGCGCTTCACCGATGTGCGCAAGAAGGGACCACTGGCAAACCTGGACAAGAAGCGCACCATTTTGGAGAACATCAAGCGCAACGCCGCCAAAGGCGACCCCACCTTCCACGACCTGAAGAACGAAGACCTGCGCTACAAAGTCTGGGAGCCGACGATCAAATATCAATCCAACGCCGTCGTCATGGCGATGATGGATATTTCCGGTTGCCATACGAGCGGGCATCATATCGAGATGGCCGATGGCTCCTATAAGGATGTCTCGGAGGTGGTAGTTGGCGATGAGGTGGCGTGCCTTGATCTGGACACGCTGGAGAAAACGACTTCACACGTCACCAACACCTTCACCAAGACCGCGCCCCAGACGCTGGCTATCGAAACCGAAGATGCCAACCTGCGCGCCACGCCGCAGCACGTGTATTTCGTCTACGACGAGCGAAATAATCTCATCATCGAGAAGCGCGCCGATGAACTGGCCGCTGGCGACAAGCTGATCCTGGTGAACACCTGGGGCAGCACGGCCAATCAACCAGCAGCAACCCTCATGGAAGATCAAGCCTATATGCTGGGCGTCCTGCTCGGCGATGGACACATCTATATCAGCCCGAATAGTTCAACTATCTTAGTGACCGATGAGAGCGAGGAACGCCTGCGCCTCTACCGCGCGGCATTCCAGCGCGGCTTCGGCGTGCAGGGCATCATCAGTCATCGCCCTGGCCCCCAGAACCGCCAGCGCATCTACTTTAATCGTGCGCCGCTAGCCCGCAAACTGGCGCAACAATATCCTATGTTGAAACGCCGCTCGCGCTATCGTTACATTGACGAGGCTATCTACCGCGAGCCGCCAGAGATACGCGCCGCTTTCCTGCGCGGCCTCTTCGATGCCGAGGCCAGCGTGGCGCATCACGGCTTGCTCTTTTATTCATCCAGCAAGCAGCTTGTTACCCAGATCAAGCACTTGCTCTCCTATTGGGGCATTCGCGCGCGAGTACGCGACTATGAGCAGGGCGAGAGCCGCATGGGCGAAAAGAGCATCCGGGCTGGCATCTATTACACGCTCTCCGTCAACGCCAAGGATGTCCTGCTCTTTGCGCAATACATCGGCTTTGGCTGCCCGCAGAAGCGCGCAAAGCTGGCGAAGCTGGTCGAAAAGCAGTCCGCTGGCATTGACGCCATGCGCAGCAAATACATCCTGGCAGAGGAGAACTGGCGCACGCGCTTTGCCCATGTTGCCGGACATACGCGCCTCTACACCTACTATCGCCCGCAGACGCACACGCTCTCCCAGCAGCAGCTGCGCACGCCGGCAGGCAGCGCCACCGCCACGCTGGTAGACCAGGAATACATCCGTAGTGTCTTGAAGCGTGGCCTGATCGTCTCGCGTGTCCAGAGCATCAGTCCGATCACCGAAGACGTGCAGGTCTACGACTTCGAGGTGGCGACACATCACAATTACATCATCGACGGCATGCTGAGCCACAACAGCATGGGCGAGTTCGAGAAATACATCGCCCGCAGCTTCTACTTCTGGATGGTGCGCTTCCTGCGCACCAAGTACAACAACGTCAAGATCGTCTTCATCAGCCACCACACCGAGGCCAAAGAAGTCACCGAAGAAGAGTTCTTCCACAAGGGCGAAAGCGGCGGTACCCAGGTCTCCTCGGCCTACGAACTGGCCCTTCAGATCATTCAGGAACGCTATAACCCCAACGACTGGAACATCTATCCCTTCCACTTTTCCGATGGCGATAACCTGCCCTGGGATAACGAAAAGTGCGTGCAGCTCGTCCACAAGCTGATGCAGATGTGCAACCTCTTTGGCTATGGCGAGATTCGGGAGGGCCATTACCGCTCGCCCAGCACGCTGATGTCGGCTTATAACAAAATCAACGATAAGAAGTTCATCGCCGTGACCATCTCCGACAAAAAGGAAGTCTACCCCGCGCTGCGCAAGTTCTTCTCGCTGCGCGAAGGCGAGGCGGCAGTGAGCAGCGGCAAGATACGATGA